The Ananas comosus cultivar F153 unplaced genomic scaffold, ASM154086v1, whole genome shotgun sequence nucleotide sequence tttgctcAGACACACCCTTAGCCTATTAGATTGGCAGCGAAGCCTTCGTGATTAGTAGTGCCGACCGAGCTAGAAACCATGCACACGCCGAAACCATTCTTAGCACAAATGAGAACAACTAGTTGCTTAATAAGTAAGCCATCCAAAGTGCTCTCATTACCAATCAAGAAAGCGCAGCCCTCTCTCAATTATCGCAACCATCTGACATTGGGAAGGTCATCATCGAACGGGAGGAAAATGGGGAAGACAGTCTCGGGGAATAGAAGGTCCAAATTCTTATGACATTCAGGTGCAAGAAAAGTAACTCACAACGGACAAAACATTACTGTAAACCACACAGGACAGAACTACAGAGAGCAAGAAAGAATCCCCAGCCATCGGGTAGACATAGTAAACATCCAGAAACGAAAAACGGGGCTTGCGGATTCCAAGGcacatctaatttttttttttttaaccatgcTGATGGAAAGGGGAAAGGAGGAGCCTGCGGATTCTAGGgcactttttttctctcttttttgttaAAATCATGCTGAAGGAAAGGGGAAAGAAAAGAGTTTTCCCTAGAGTTTCTACTTTATACCTCTGTAATGTAAACGGCCTGCAAGAGAAGGAAAAATTCTGTAATGTTTTATCGTTAGTATCTTAAAATATAAGCAGCGATTGAAAAGAAGTTTGATATCATATTCAGTAAAAGAAGattcaaataataatagaagATCTACAAACTCTCACCTCAATTTTTCAAGACAAAGCACAAGAAACCTTCCATTCAAGAGCCTTCCAATAGGTGGCCCAAGTCCATACAGACCAGCATTTGTGTCAATCATGCCCTCATTGTCATGCTTTTCAAGAGCCTTAACACCTTCATATGTCTTGCACACAATAGCCAGCATAGTTTTCAAGCCTAAATATTCTGAGAGTAGCCTGGTTAACAGTCAAGAAAACCATTTGTAGTGTAGAGATGAAAATAGATAAGATGTGGATCAGGTATCGGCGACACCATATTCATATACTTATATCTTCTCAGAATACGAACGCATAAAAGGATCGATGTTGAAAATCATATTTTCAGTAGGAACACAAAGCAgattatatatatcaatatatacaCACTTATGCAAAGGGATAACATTTACCACCATTCCAGTGCTGCACCCCACCTCTCCGATGCCCGCGAAGTGCCATGCGATCGCctcggcatttcgtcgaacagggcaCTACTTTATACCTCTATTTACATGATCAGACATATCAATGTAAAGGAATAACATTTACCACCACCCCCAGCACCGCGGCCCACCTCTCCGATGCCCGCGAAGCGCCTTGTGATCGCctcggcatttcgtcgaacaggacGCGAGCGCTAGGGAGAGGGCGTGGGAGCCTGCGAGCCCTGTGGGGCGATAGGAGAAGGAGGCGGGGAGAGGGGCACGGGAGGCATACTGCGATAATTGTCCGCGCCTTGCGTGCTTTGCGGATCCAGAGAGGACAGGAATCgagggtaagagagagagagagagagagagagagagagagagagaaagtcagggaagaggagagggagagagggggaggtcAGGGTAGGGCCCGACAAACACCCGACAGGGAGGGAGGGGGGCCCGGATCGGAGAGAGGAGGGCAGCGGATCTGGGCCTACCTAGAGGAGAGAGGCGGGGCGGGAGGCACATGATCCCGCTCGGCGCAAGCGAAGGCATCGGGCAGAACTGAGAAAGGGGGTTGCTGCGAAGTCAACACGTGGCCACAGTAAATTGCATGAGGGAACCGACGGGCAGCGGCAGCATAGAGGAAGGGGGCGAAGGCCAGACAGGGCAAGCATTGTAGAGCAAAGCGCCACATGTGGCACCGGCGAGGAGAAGGACGACGATGGGCATGGCTAAGCAAAGGTAGGCGAGTACGACGCACGTGCGGAGGCGTACCGTGACGGCCACCGCAGAGAGAGGAGTTGGGACACGGTGCACACCGAGGAAGCTAGGGCTCCTGCCACACCGTGCGCCCGTGCGTACGGGTAGGGGGACAACGCCCCGCATCCCGCGGCATCTCCGGGGCCCGCGTTCGTGAAAGAGGAATCGCGAGATAAGGGATGGGAAGAGAGCGATTCGGGAGACAGGGTCCGGGAGACGCGGGTAGGGCGACACGCGCCCCTCCCGAGCACCCACGCAATGCGGGGCGAGCGCGAAAGCGGACAGTAGAGGGGGGGCGCTGAGAAAGCGCCACGTAGGCCACAATAGAACTGGgcttttaatatatgtattgatGTATTGATTAAGCtttcggcctttggatgaagCGATGTACTAGTGGacgttgaatagtataatctaacgggtgaaaatggtcagaggaatagatctaacgacaaaaaacttggtagcatcatgtgcttggtgctattaatagtattatagccggactctctctatatatataactctgATATCTTTCACTATTTCCCCTTCCTACgcctctctttcttcctctctccaTCGCCCTGcagcattttcttttcttcactGTGTCACTCTTTCGCCACTTCGCCTTTCtatgcctctctctctttctctttctgtcTTTTTGTTGTAGTTTTTGGCTCATTATCTCTCTCTTCGGCTTTCCCCCGACTTTCGGGAGGCATACCATATgtacccaaacccgaacccttTGCCCTACATCTCTTTCCCATTCTTCTCTATTAAGCCACAATGCTCGCCTCAGTTGTTTGAACACTTGACATTTTTGTATGATCACCTAAGATATCTTCTCCCTTTTGCCATGGCTTTGATGAGTCTCATCGGTGCCCTCTCGCTTCTTCTCATTCTCCTCCACTTTGCAATTCAATTTCTTTGCTTTTTAATTCATATAAACCTTCTTACGACATTCTTGCATATGATTTAATATAACTGTCGCATAAGGAGACTATGAAGAGGAGGGATTAGGCTGCGATTATCATCTATATCTGCAAGCTTGAATCCGAGGTTgagttctctttctcttccttgatttaattaattatggctattatcaaaattttcttcttattctcttttatttttactcTACTTAGGGTTTGTACGTAGTCTCccaattgttattttttatctatAGAAGTGCTATGACGTCGAGTTGTTGAAGAATTTTGAGCTCGGGCCCCGGGATcgaaccaaagaaaaaaaagaaaagaaagtcaACGACTCCCTAATAAATCCTGAAAATCCCTAATAAAGTGGGCACTGAGAAAGATTACTTGCAAACTATTTAAACTGATATTTTTCATTTGATAGTTATAGTACTACTGCTTTCTATATATTTAATGAGCTGCGTATTCAAGACTTATTTATCCAGATTATCATCGATAATCAATGATGCTAGAAAAAAATTGCTTCGATAATACCTGTCCGCCACATCGCGCGAGTAATTAAACTAGTAATTACTATACAACAAGCATCTCTAGTTCACAAAAAATGCCAGCTACCAAAGTATACAATTAACAATCTCGAGAAATATGCCAGCTATCGACAGTCCCTGGCggaagtggcaaaaggtttggtggttgatactcgatgtctcaagttcgaatcctagttgattcacattttcagctaagtttatttctaaataaataaaataaataaagcgcgtagcatgctatctatctctcgctctagagcaagtggcaaaaggcttgatggttggtactcgagacctaaattcgaattctagttgattgcACACGAGATCTAAATAtagggaagagaaaaaaaaaagaagcgggtagcatgctatctatctctcaaaaaaaaaaaaaaaaaaaaaaaacaatcccaagaaatatatattgtatacTAAATCAATAGTAACTCCAACATCATGGCACCAGAGGAAATTAGTGACTAGTATGTAAGAGAAGTGATTAAACATTCCAAAAATAGTGCTATTGAACATAGGGTTAGATCAAATTGCTATTGGAGCATCTACCCACCTGAATTGTGAAgcttttttatccaaaaatttaatcttttctttACGCAAAGCTTAGGGTTGTCCTAGCAAAATAAAACGTTTGTTACACTTATTTATTGAAAACGCttcttttcaaattatattcaTCCTAATTTAGAGGCCTCTTTCGCCTATTGGATGAGAAAAATCACATTTTATAACAATATCTTATACACCAAAGTGGGAAAGTTTACGAAAAAAGTTTCGGCCTGTTTACAGTTAGATACAACAATTTTAAAATGGGTAATagcctatatacctctcaaaacattaaaaatatttaatttactccttttttttttttaatttctaatgtACCACTCATATGTTCttctgttattcaaaaatatctttGCAGTTACCATCTGTTAAGTTATCTcggattaaacgtgagttaaatatctaccagagttaaaaaaattaaaatacctcttttgcccttaacttaaagacaaataagaaaagttggtgatgatagagggatatatttaaaaagattataaatcaaaatacttcttttctcctaagttaagggtaaataagaaaaattagtaatGATAGAAggttatatttgaaagggcaaaatagtaatttcacagaAATAACGGTTATTGCTAAGAGTTCACGAAGAGAATTTTACTTTAgcggtatatttgaaataatttggaacgtaaaaagagtatttttaatattaattttctaaaagggataaatcagaaagtcggaaacttttcaaggATATATAAGCAGTtgtcttattttaaaattacaattttgcccAGCAAATATACGAATTCAGCCCAGCAAGTCAATTGGGCTGGACTAAGCCCATTGAAGATTAAAATTAGAATATCACATTTTCTCACGACGAAAATTGACGCACCACcaggggtagagagagagagagagagagagcccatACGTATAGTTTCCATAAGGGCCTACGCATGTTGGGTTCCCAGGATGACATTTATacataacttttttatttttagaaaataaaagtctTTTTACATGAAATCCTATTGGTTTTGCGTTTTTACAAAATCCcaccatatttttaaaattgtactattttttttaaaaaaagtaatcaAAGCTTCTTTATTCTCTGtcacctctcttttttctttagaatttttaaaaagtacaaCTGCTAGTcataattacatatattttttttttagaaaagtatATTCTTATCTGCTACAGaaataaaagagtaaaagataataagtaaaactaaaatagtgcaatataaatataaaattgggcAATACTAATGCAGATGTGCATAAATTTTAACATGTTAATGTTTCataggcaaaataaaaataatgctaCACATTTTAACattccaaaatttttaatatttcaaatttctatTAAAAAGATCAAAATGCTGTAACTTTGACTGAATATTACACTATTCGAGAGTATGTTgtataattttgatatttatcaCATGATTTGAAAATGATATTgcacaattttaaaatttaaaatctcaatagaatttagaattaaatagATGTTATTTTTCTTGAAAAGAACAATAGACAAATCATAATTGGATGTCATATCAGTATGTACTTTTTCTCATGAGATGTGATTTCTCACctgacacaaaaataaaagtaaatatagtaaataaagaAGACTAGTATAAcacaatttaaaattgtataacatactttcaaatttttcaatattttgtcAAATAGCACCAAATTTTTCAAATGTTGCTGCATTTTGTTtctctaataaaaattttaaataattctttGGTAATTCAGTATATTTTCAAacggtaaaataaaatttactaaaagaGATTCAAATATTGGACCTTTGACCAAATGTTGCACTTTAAAGAGTATATATGTGGCACAATTTTAGTGTATGTtgcataattttagaatttaaaatctcaaccAGATCTAGCATTAACTAGATCTTATCTTTTTTAGAAAGCACAACTaacaaactataattttatgtactttttctcaaaaaaacaaatattctcacctaacacaaaaataaacagaaATATAATCAACAAAAAAGTGCAAATAAGGCCTAAAATTATGCAATATAATctcaaatttttagtttttatcaATTAGTGTAACATGTTTTCAAAAATTGCAGCAAGCACGTGAAGATCTCGGTAAGCGCCTGCTTTTTGCACTTGAAGGCCTCGATAAGCGCATTCTACCATCTTTATAGGTAGAAGGATGTTTTAATTAGATTGAAATATTTTGGAATTGAATCTGCGAAAATAGAAAAGTggcttatttttataaaaaatataaagctagtgaatttttataaaagaagccaaataaaattgtagtgtaaattgatttatttaatatcaatttgatctcaaatttttaaagttcaCGATTCAACAATAAAATCTTTACTTTAGTTTCGGGGAGACACATTTACGTGagtattatattaaaatttaattactttgtaaattattatatatatatatatattttatctttggGTTAATAAAATAGCCAAATTTAGTATTTACAACGTATGATGTGTTtgggataaaaaatttatgaacatACTCCTAAATTGCTTGGGGATTGTCCGATGGGCGCCACACGGCGAGCGGCGCCCATCTCAACTGTctagtaaaaatataattatttttgctGAATTAAAATACTCAGGGTTGGGATGGGCGCCATTTTTTGCTGGGCAGTTGGATGGGCGCCACTCGCCATATGACGCCCATTCGAACAATTCCCAAATAAGATTGTTTGAGAAGTATGTCCATAAGATTTTTGACCGTGTGTTTGAATATATacgtattttatttattatatcttttatttactAAAGTAGTTTATAATATTTACTAGATGAGATCTACAAAATCAAATAGATGAAAAGGCTGTCATATTCGGCCTCTAATAAGTCACTTTCTAGAAATGAGATAACAACCAATTtgctgaaaaagaaaaacctcaTAACGTGTAAATTATCAGTTGATGACTTATTCGGATAACCAAGTAGGATATTTTCttcaaagtatatatatataaataaatataccttCTTGGATGGCTGCGGCTGTGGCTTGCTTATCCTACTTCCCTTCCTGCTTTCAGTCCAAACTCTATCAACCCCGCACCCCCAATACTTTCCATGGCTGCTTTCTCATTCTCCCACCACTCTCTTCTCATCACCATGCATCACGACCACCGCCCGCCGCTGCTACAACCAAGGCCCAGATGCTCCCTCTCTTGCCGAAGCTGCCACCCGACGGAGCccgcaggcggcggcggcacgagGAGCTCGGAGAAAGAAGATcagaagagaaaggaagagaaaagatcaacatcaacatcatcatcatcatcatcgtcatcatcatcgtcatcatcatatTGGTGGAGACAGCTAGGGAGAGAATTTAGTGAGGCTGCAGGGAAGATGGGGAAGGGGGTGAAGGAGAGCCTCAGCCCAAAGCAGAAGGGTGACTGGAAGGACTTGTTACTGATGAGCTTCTCTTTCGCTGTCTATGTTTATATCTCTCAGAAGATCGTTTGTGCCTACTGTGCATGGATGGCCATGCTCAACAACTACTAAACTAATCACTTTTTaatatcttttcttctttttttttgggggggctTTAGATCTATGCATACAAGTGTTACTTTTGTTTATGTTCACTTGTAAATAATTAAGAACTTATTTATCCAAATAAATCGGTGAGTGTAGAAAGTGCATGAATTTATTTTCTGAAAAGTTTGCTCTTTAATTTCCGGTTTGAAATGGGATCTTGGAATTGAATCATGAGATCTATGGTGAATGATGCAGCATCACAATTACAAAGGCTAATTATTGACTTGAGACAAAGTATAAGGGGGAAATTAAAAAACTGCGGTCTCTAAAATGTAGATCTTGTTTAACAAAAATCCTtctagtaaaaattaaaataaaatcatgaaaCACCATGTTGTCACTTTCATATCTTCAAATTAAGTTATTAaacattaatttatatttttattgagtcactaaaatttaatttcaccATTTTTCTTATGAGATAATATATGATTGGGCAACTATTTGAAATACATCAACACGACGTAACAATAATTAATAGTCAAAtctattattcaatttttatatcaaatttaggAGTCAAGAGCTTCTCGAAGTAATGAATTAACAATCATGTCTTTCTTCCAATATTATGTTGTTAATAGATAGATTAGGTagtattttatcattttgtttggaaaattatagaaaatataacACCATTAATGATATAATTAActgaaatagaaattaaaattcagggacttaattgaaacaaatcaaaattaagtGGCCAAAACAAAATTTCACTGAAAGTTCAGTGCCCAACAGTGTAATTTACtcaatataatcaaatttattaaaaattaataattacatCAAATTTGATGATCTTAATTAGtctttagcaaataaaactggAATAACTAAAGACTAATAGTTTATAGAGAAACTTTTAGCTTCGTAAATATCATATGCCCATTTAAAGAAGAGCTCTTAGGCTATgttgaaatctaaaattatatttggttAAAGATTCTTTTATTTCTGAGAATAACTAAAAAAGAATTTGGTAGCTACCTGAAGAATaatagagaataataaaaataaacaattaaaaataatatatattgagatattatatattataatacatgctattttatttataatagttgttggAATTAGAATGCGGTGAAAACTTACAAACTGAATAGTCAATGTATCCAGGAACAAAAATCAACCAAAATCAGATCGGGTTGCTTGTTTTACTAGCCTTCTTGAATTGTCCTTTTCTCGAGCTTCTAGATATTTCATGTattttctgtcacgccccgcgaccgccgatttggtcggttcgggtacgtcgatcagacgccgaatGAACACAGCCTCCTCTATctgcccaaggctaacaacaacgAGATCATGCATGTAAACAGTTGCCCAGGAAACATTAACCTCATACATGATCAAGCAAGTACTACTataagcaatcaacaaaagatagaaagaactagttattacaatttaattcaacatatacatcgagtttacatttttcatctccaaaatgtatacatgttcatccacaaccctccaaaatacatataaatcatgtcctctcatctatacagggtgtactaatgcataaaggagagctgctagctaactagagcgctatgcccttaccccGGTCCTCGCCCGAtccgctcgaactcggccctgcaaccaaagtagggtgagaactacaaatagttcccagtgggttcggccgccgactccaccgatcttcctactaggtctaagcaggcataagtagatagatagatagatatgaaaatgagctgctacatagtaacAAAACCTACAACATGCTATTATGCCTCAATATacataatgaatgcatgaacatagtaatgtactctactaacatAATACTTTGTCTCAAACTGCATGATATAAAGGAAATgactacatagtaatgaaaccTACTATTAAGTACTATATCTAATATCCAATCTCATCTTGGCTAACCAAAAGGTTATGCCCAAACTCACATCTGAAATCTCGCCGGTGAGTAGACTCTGTGCTACAccacccgagaccgcctgctggGTAATCATGTTACCCAAACGCGACATCTACTCCGTAGCTCATTACTTGGGGTGGAGTCTCTTTATCCGCTTCTCCTGGCGCATGGCAGCCTTCTGCTGTCGCTGCACCACATCGGCTTTTTGCCTCATTACTTCAACGTGTGGCAAACTGATCACGAAGTTCCGAGTCTCCACTCGCCTCGAACTCCTCAGGGATACCACTTGTCCCATCCTGTGccgatctggatgaagatcacctacgcggtgccatcactccctgaaacacgacaactcggtCAATCCTCGACCCTCTAGGTCGACCATAAAATAATTAACCCAGACTTAAATCAGGCGAAAGACATACAAGGgagcctattctcatcactcacTTCCATGTTGTCGcacgccaacatgaacacactcggctgagaataaaccataccttgaatctacctctaacatccgttttagaggtttactaaaTTTGACCCAATCGGTTCATTTTTCGCCACAAGTcataagtcctcgtctctcacgagcatAGGTCTATACGGTTTACTAttctagggtctcctaggtccatctaaactgtttttattattctctttatgctctgataccatataatctgtcacgccccaagacccgcctatttggtcggatttgggCACGTCGACAGActaccgaacggacagagtctccacTATAtgtcctaggcgtcacaatacATACAAttcgcgaggttccaaccagaaacaaCATTCATACACAGATTGCATAAAaaaggtatcaaaaacataaatgctaaactattacaagcattcagctcacatgcattttacatattacatttgttttcacttaacttccaaatacaataagctattacaaattattacaactttgtttttttcttttcttttccaccCTAAGTTAGACcaactcggggtactgctatctctggtctcagtaGTATGgagctatctacggagctacgccctttcctcgcgccgccgcgccgctcgcgtgtggacctgaaaaacgtgtgatgagaactattgtccatagttcccagagggtatggccacccaaagaaagagctcgacccaccaagtccaaaggaggcaaccaagcaagttagttcaatagatagatattatcatatatatattcatacaacTAATTGATATCATActtttgcctcacgaatgcaaatcatgcaaatcatgcaacaatataagtaaatctactgattctactttctatctAGCTATCCACAGCTCATCCAACTAGCTTTTAAGGTTTCCTCTACCGTAAATCCATATCATTTACCATTTGCTCTTAAGGTTTTCTCTACCTTAACCaaactatccacccgactcggtttcgagtcaatcatctgcgaaATACCACGCACAGCTAGGCTCGaagtgaaggacgtctcacatacagctcagccttaaatcctctcgactatagGTCTACCACAGGgtgaggagaaccgtcaaacccCGGACCATCAGTTGCTCAAGctcaacgggcgaggagaactaATATACCCGTGTCCACAAAACTCATACCGGGcaaggagaaccaacatacccattGAATCACtatcgggcgaggagaaccaacatacccccagttatgattcacttgcgctcAGTCGCAAGTCTCATCAGCTGCACTAGtagccgctgcactagcagccgctgcactcgcagccTCAAGTTCttgggattccagaatccattTTCCACATCTCAAGGGTTAGCCTTATATCCTATATTGTCGACCTCTCTAGGTTCGACTCATGCACGTCCTAGTGGTCACTCTACCACTATAGTCCATAACCTAGATTTAATCATACTAGGTTCAATGCTCAACCTAtattcaataacactaggttctatgCCACACCTGTtacttgttttcctagttgttcACACCTAGGAATCATAATTAGCatgccactcaatctacttGTTTTCCaattgtcgagttctctaatcaacctagagttatcgatccAAGTTCACATTCAAgtgaatctagcatattctcacaatatgTCGACATACgtacatcatcatcatcatccaatGGTAGGTAACATCAACTAGCATAATatgattcatgcattcataataTCATATACAACCTACCActacacatatatgcatcaacaataaaCCATAtttcactttggcatggaagtgacctaatcacttcggtgaagcacaacccatctAGCAACACTCTcagattgcttgtcgacact carries:
- the LOC109704546 gene encoding uncharacterized protein LOC109704546 isoform X2, with translation MAAFSFSHHSLLITMHHDHRPPLLQPRPRCSLSCRSCHPTEPAGGGGTRSSEKEDQKRKEEKRSTSSSYWWRQLGREFSEAAGKMGKGVKESLSPKQKGDWKDLLLMSFSFAVYVYISQKIVCAYCAWMAMLNNY
- the LOC109704546 gene encoding uncharacterized protein LOC109704546 isoform X1; its protein translation is MAAFSFSHHSLLITMHHDHRPPLLQPRPRCSLSCRSCHPTEPAGGGGTRSSEKEDQKRKEEKRSTSTSSSSSSSSSSSSSYWWRQLGREFSEAAGKMGKGVKESLSPKQKGDWKDLLLMSFSFAVYVYISQKIVCAYCAWMAMLNNY